The nucleotide sequence GCTCGGTGGCCGGGGCTTCCTGCCAGTCACGCTCGCCACCGGTATCGGCGCGTGCTGCCAGCACTTGCAGTTCCTCGACGATGGGCGCCGTGTCCACGCCGGCCGCTTCGGCCGCCGCGCGCAGGGTCTTGTTGCCGCCGCAGCAAAAATCCAGGCGGTGGGCATCGAACAGGCGCGTGGCGCCAGGGATGCGGCGGGCCAGCTGGCCCAGGGATAGGTCGATCATTTCCATAACAGTTCCTTGATGATGAATGGGGGTGGTTTATTGCACGGCGCCCGCGTGGTAGACGCCCGGTACGGGCTCGCCCGTCACTTCCAGCACGCCAACGGCGCCCTTGCCGGCGCGCGACAGCGCATGGTCGACCAGCAGATAGCTGCCCGGGTGCTGTACCTTGAGTTCGACGATGGTCGCGCCGCCCGGTGCCACGAGGGTGGTTTGCACGTCGTGTTTCGGGCTGCTGATGGAGCCTTCGCTATATACCTTGTCGAAGATCTCGCCGATGATGTGGAAGGATGAAATCTTGTTCGGGCCGCCCACGCCGAAATAGATGCGCACCGTCTCGCCGACCTTCGCCTGCAATTTGTGCGTCTTGCTCAGGGCGCCTACTTCGCCATTGAAGACGTAATAGTCGGGCAGTTCATTGGCCATTTTTTCCAGGTTAGGTTCCTGGTGCACGGGCGCGCCGTGCGGACGGCCCGTGTACATTTCGCCCTGCATCACGTAATACTCGCGGTCCACTTTGGACAGGCCGCCTTCCGGTTCGATCAGGATCATGCCGTACATGCCGGCCGCGATATGCTGAGGCACCAGGGGCGTAGCGCAGTGGTACACATACAGGCCAGGATTGAGCGCCTTGAAGGTGACCGTTTTTTCCTGCCCTGGCGCCACCTGCGTATGCTGTCCGCCGCCATGGCCGCCCGTCACCGCGTGCAGGTCGATCGAGTGGATCATCTTGCTGTCCTTCGCATTGAACAGGGTCAGTTCCACCGTGTCGCCCACCTTGGCGCGCAGCATCGGACCGGGCACTTGCCGGTTGAAGGTCCAGTAAGTAAAACTGGTGCCGTCATCGAGCTTGCCCGGCAGCTCCACCGTCTCCATGCGGTACTTGAGCAACTGCGGCGCGCGCGCGCCGATGGCGGCCGGCACGGAGGCCGGGTTGGCCGCCACGCTGACAGCCGAGGGATCGGGACCGCGCATCGGCGACGGCGCGGGCGTGTACAGGGCCAGCGCGGCGGCCTGGCTGGACTCGTTGGCCGCGCTGCCGGCGCCAGCAGCCTTCGGTGCTCCGGCTTCGGCCTGCGACGTCCCGCTCACTTCCAGCTTGCCTTCCATGCCGATCTGGCGGTGGCCGGGGATCGAGCAGTAATAGGTGAACGTGCCGGCGCGCGTGACCTTGAAGCGCACGCTGGTGCTGCCGCTACTGGCGCTGAATTTGGCGGATGCCACGTTGAGTTCCGGGATCAGCAGATCGTGCTCGGCGCCTTCGCCGCTTTTCAGCACCAGTTCGACCGTGTCGCCCACGTTCGCCGCCAGCACGGGATTGACCTGGCCCTTGGCATCGATGAATACCATCTTG is from Janthinobacterium sp. 61 and encodes:
- the nirK gene encoding copper-containing nitrite reductase, with product MKTTPSLRAIAAAVCVLAMPLSVPAQASLPASAAATAAKPPAAAALKRYELQTNIVDGKMVFIDAKGQVNPVLAANVGDTVELVLKSGEGAEHDLLIPELNVASAKFSASSGSTSVRFKVTRAGTFTYYCSIPGHRQIGMEGKLEVSGTSQAEAGAPKAAGAGSAANESSQAAALALYTPAPSPMRGPDPSAVSVAANPASVPAAIGARAPQLLKYRMETVELPGKLDDGTSFTYWTFNRQVPGPMLRAKVGDTVELTLFNAKDSKMIHSIDLHAVTGGHGGGQHTQVAPGQEKTVTFKALNPGLYVYHCATPLVPQHIAAGMYGMILIEPEGGLSKVDREYYVMQGEMYTGRPHGAPVHQEPNLEKMANELPDYYVFNGEVGALSKTHKLQAKVGETVRIYFGVGGPNKISSFHIIGEIFDKVYSEGSISSPKHDVQTTLVAPGGATIVELKVQHPGSYLLVDHALSRAGKGAVGVLEVTGEPVPGVYHAGAVQ